A section of the Streptomyces sp. CG1 genome encodes:
- the amcB gene encoding cyclophane-forming radical SAM peptide maturase AmcB gives MTELAPTASIVFLQPITLCNLDCSYCYLPDRSARRRMSVEVADAVALAVTAWSLQHPVRVVWHGGEPLALGVPGFTELIGRFPDDPGRITHAVQTNATLIDDAWCEVFTRHRISVDVSLDGPRPANRARTTRAGRESFDLALRGVAALRGHGVAFGAIAVVEDPDPGTAAELYDWFVGLGCHSLGINIVERKGVHVGSQVDDGRVAAFWAALATRWRTDRRLRIREFDHALRHVSAALTGAAPRRTRAPYDPMPMIGWDGEVTVLGPDLAGFSSRRHGPFTVGNVRDADLADLVRRAPQAVWVAEVMRGFAACRATCDHFGYCLGGQPANKYFETGRFDVTETAYCRNSKKRLMEGLLRSVGHT, from the coding sequence ATGACTGAACTGGCCCCGACGGCGTCGATCGTCTTCCTTCAGCCCATCACTCTGTGCAACCTCGACTGCTCGTACTGCTATCTCCCGGATCGTTCCGCTCGCCGGCGCATGTCGGTGGAGGTGGCCGACGCCGTGGCGCTCGCGGTGACAGCCTGGTCGCTCCAGCATCCGGTGCGCGTCGTCTGGCACGGCGGGGAGCCGCTCGCTCTCGGTGTGCCGGGTTTCACCGAACTGATCGGGCGGTTTCCCGACGACCCCGGCCGGATCACTCACGCCGTACAGACCAATGCCACACTCATCGACGACGCCTGGTGCGAGGTGTTCACCCGCCACCGGATCAGTGTGGACGTCAGCTTGGACGGCCCGAGACCCGCCAACCGTGCCCGGACCACTCGCGCCGGACGCGAGAGCTTCGACCTCGCTCTTCGCGGTGTCGCCGCACTGCGAGGCCACGGCGTTGCCTTCGGGGCCATCGCGGTGGTCGAGGATCCCGACCCCGGCACCGCTGCGGAGTTGTACGACTGGTTCGTCGGGCTAGGGTGTCACTCCCTGGGCATCAACATCGTGGAACGCAAGGGTGTCCACGTCGGGAGTCAAGTGGACGACGGGCGGGTCGCCGCCTTCTGGGCCGCTCTTGCCACACGCTGGCGAACCGACCGGCGTCTGCGGATACGGGAGTTCGATCACGCGCTGCGCCATGTCTCGGCGGCACTGACCGGAGCGGCCCCACGACGAACGCGGGCCCCGTACGACCCCATGCCCATGATCGGCTGGGACGGCGAAGTCACGGTGCTGGGTCCGGATCTGGCAGGGTTCTCCTCCCGGCGCCACGGCCCGTTCACCGTGGGCAATGTGAGAGACGCCGACCTCGCCGACCTCGTACGGCGCGCGCCGCAAGCCGTCTGGGTGGCCGAGGTCATGCGGGGCTTCGCGGCGTGTCGGGCGACATGCGACCACTTCGGCTACTGCCTGGGCGGTCAGCCCGCGAACAAGTATTTCGAGACCGGACGATTCGACGTCACGGAGACCGCGTACTGCCGCAACAGCAAGAAACGACTCATGGAAGGACTGCTTCGCAGTGTCGGACACACCTGA
- a CDS encoding SCO5918 family protein, with amino-acid sequence MRCVIARFPFDLTKIEVEQSMSGITPEPPTGVCVTIDRRVYPVMQVGEVITRQNRRDFTSVEMHRALTRLGFTCHDARPVTPDWDARADERALDW; translated from the coding sequence ATGCGCTGTGTCATCGCCCGGTTCCCCTTCGACCTGACCAAGATCGAGGTCGAGCAGTCGATGAGCGGCATCACGCCCGAACCGCCCACCGGCGTGTGCGTGACCATCGACCGCCGCGTCTACCCCGTGATGCAGGTCGGGGAAGTGATCACCAGGCAGAACCGCCGCGACTTCACCTCGGTCGAGATGCACCGGGCACTGACCCGCCTCGGCTTCACCTGCCACGACGCGCGCCCGGTCACGCCGGACTGGGACGCGCGAGCCGACGAGCGTGCGCTCGATTGGTGA
- a CDS encoding CBS domain-containing protein produces MHAPGPQVDDHMTVDVALSVLIGARVPHLLLQDEDGRCAGLVTRAQLAAHRGGSWYSDRTRLRDIPLDRGPFTSSVAALSEAEAAMRNRTLDVSPVIDEQGYALGVLALTP; encoded by the coding sequence ATGCACGCTCCCGGGCCCCAGGTCGACGACCACATGACGGTCGACGTCGCCCTGTCCGTGCTCATCGGTGCCCGTGTCCCGCACCTGCTTCTCCAGGACGAGGACGGGCGGTGCGCGGGACTGGTCACCCGGGCCCAGCTCGCCGCGCACCGCGGCGGCTCGTGGTACAGCGACCGGACCCGGCTGCGGGACATCCCGCTCGACCGCGGACCGTTCACCTCGTCCGTCGCCGCACTCAGCGAGGCGGAGGCCGCCATGCGGAACCGGACCCTGGACGTGTCCCCCGTGATCGACGAACAGGGCTACGCCCTGGGCGTCCTCGCCCTCACCCCCTGA
- a CDS encoding DEAD/DEAH box helicase: MDRTRSARSSGSGSSSSSSRFRAQEPRRRNSGPGPRFKSGHRARPTARRQEFALPVTLTEPLPAVETFAELDMPARLLAALRTEGVTVPFPIQAATLPNALAGRDVLGRGRTGSGKTLAFGLPVLARLDGQRAQPKQPLALVLVPTRELAQQVTDALTPYARALRLRLATVVGGMSIGRQASALRGGAEVVVATPGRLKDLIERGACRLDQVAVTVLDEADQMADMGFMPQVTALLDQVPARGQRLLFSATLDRNIDLLVRRYLHDPVVHSVDPSAGAVTTMEHHLLHVRDADKDTAATEIAARDGRVIMFLDTKHAVDRFAQHLLSVGVRASALHGGKSQQQRNRTLAQFKDGHVTALVATNVAARGIHVDHLDLVVNVDPPGDHKDYLHRGGRTARAGESGTVVTLVLPHQRRAVDRLLADAGITASTARIHPGEAELQRITGARSPSGVPVTLTAPVGGRSEGRREGKGSAGRNRRGRAADHGGSGWAAARARRSAPRNTP, translated from the coding sequence GTGGACCGCACCCGTTCCGCTCGTTCCAGTGGCTCCGGCAGTTCCAGCAGTTCCAGCCGCTTCCGGGCGCAGGAACCTCGCCGTCGAAATTCCGGTCCGGGCCCCCGGTTCAAGAGCGGCCACCGAGCGCGCCCCACCGCACGCCGACAGGAGTTCGCCCTGCCTGTCACCCTCACCGAGCCGCTCCCCGCGGTCGAGACGTTCGCCGAACTGGACATGCCCGCACGGCTGCTGGCCGCGCTCCGCACCGAGGGCGTGACCGTTCCCTTCCCGATCCAGGCGGCCACCCTGCCGAACGCACTGGCGGGCCGGGACGTCCTGGGCCGGGGTCGTACGGGCTCGGGCAAGACGCTCGCCTTCGGCCTGCCGGTACTGGCCCGCCTCGACGGGCAGCGGGCCCAGCCCAAGCAGCCGCTCGCCCTCGTCCTCGTCCCGACCCGGGAACTGGCCCAGCAGGTCACCGACGCGCTCACCCCGTACGCCCGTGCCCTGCGGCTGCGGCTCGCCACCGTGGTGGGCGGCATGTCGATCGGCCGGCAGGCGAGTGCGCTGCGCGGCGGCGCAGAGGTCGTCGTCGCCACGCCCGGCCGCCTCAAGGACCTCATCGAGCGAGGAGCCTGCCGGCTGGACCAGGTCGCCGTCACCGTCCTGGACGAGGCCGACCAGATGGCCGACATGGGCTTCATGCCCCAGGTGACCGCGCTGCTCGATCAAGTCCCGGCCCGCGGCCAGCGGTTGCTGTTCTCGGCCACCCTGGACCGCAACATCGACCTCCTGGTGCGCCGCTACCTCCACGACCCCGTCGTGCACTCCGTCGACCCGTCCGCGGGAGCGGTCACCACGATGGAGCACCATCTGCTGCACGTGCGCGACGCCGACAAGGACACCGCCGCGACCGAGATCGCCGCCCGCGACGGACGCGTGATCATGTTCCTGGACACCAAGCACGCGGTGGACCGGTTCGCCCAGCACCTGCTGTCCGTCGGGGTGCGCGCCTCGGCCCTGCACGGCGGCAAGTCCCAGCAGCAGCGCAACCGGACGCTCGCCCAGTTCAAGGACGGCCACGTCACAGCCCTGGTGGCCACCAACGTCGCGGCCCGCGGCATACACGTCGACCACCTCGACCTCGTCGTGAACGTCGACCCTCCCGGCGACCACAAGGACTACCTGCACCGCGGCGGCCGTACCGCCCGCGCCGGCGAGTCCGGCACCGTCGTCACCCTCGTCCTGCCGCACCAGCGGCGCGCCGTGGACCGTCTGCTGGCCGACGCCGGCATCACTGCGAGCACCGCCCGGATCCATCCCGGCGAGGCCGAACTGCAGCGCATCACCGGCGCCCGTAGCCCCTCCGGCGTGCCCGTCACCCTCACGGCGCCGGTCGGCGGACGAAGCGAGGGCAGACGCGAGGGCAAGGGATCCGCCGGCCGGAATCGCAGGGGCCGGGCCGCCGACCACGGCGGGAGCGGCTGGGCCGCCGCCCGCGCCCGTCGCTCCGCCCCGAGGAACACCCCGTAG
- a CDS encoding cold-shock protein — protein MASGTVKWFNAEKGFGFIEQDGGGADVFAHYSNIATQGFRELQEGQKVTFDVTQGQKGPQAENIVPA, from the coding sequence ATGGCATCTGGCACCGTGAAGTGGTTCAACGCGGAAAAGGGCTTCGGCTTCATCGAGCAGGACGGCGGCGGCGCTGACGTGTTCGCCCACTACTCGAACATCGCCACCCAGGGCTTCCGCGAGCTTCAGGAAGGCCAGAAGGTTACCTTCGACGTCACGCAGGGCCAGAAGGGCCCGCAGGCCGAGAACATCGTTCCCGCCTGA
- a CDS encoding MerR family transcriptional regulator, whose protein sequence is MPAENTPVAGNLDDDDYPAFTMGRAADVLGTTPAFLRAVGEAGLITPLRSEGGHRRYSRRQLRIAARARELVDQGTPVEAACRIITLEDQLDDALRLNREMRRKLDDHGADT, encoded by the coding sequence ATGCCCGCTGAGAACACCCCTGTCGCCGGCAACCTCGACGACGACGACTATCCCGCCTTCACCATGGGGCGGGCCGCCGATGTTCTCGGCACCACCCCCGCCTTCCTCCGGGCCGTCGGCGAAGCCGGGCTGATCACTCCGCTGCGTTCGGAAGGCGGCCACCGCCGGTACTCCCGCCGCCAGTTGCGCATCGCCGCCCGCGCCCGGGAGCTGGTCGACCAGGGCACCCCCGTCGAGGCCGCGTGCCGCATCATCACCCTGGAGGACCAGCTCGACGACGCCCTCCGGCTGAACCGGGAAATGCGCCGGAAGCTGGACGACCACGGTGCGGATACCTAG
- a CDS encoding DUF5994 family protein translates to MRLTRPPLLDHDHDHEQEQEQEQEQPTVPRAFRAALPTVPFLASDETGSRPAAPGTGPRPCAAPELELPSPIGSLEPDPGTTVRVTVGPAEWPDAPHTVMPPGREIAVEPAGSGSAAHVIILACGTVGRRTCWSPRRRPPNGPPYRSCPRPG, encoded by the coding sequence GTGCGACTGACCCGCCCGCCTCTTCTCGACCACGACCACGACCACGAGCAGGAGCAGGAGCAGGAGCAGGAGCAGCCGACCGTACCGAGAGCTTTTCGCGCAGCTCTTCCGACGGTGCCGTTCCTGGCGAGCGACGAAACGGGCAGTCGTCCCGCGGCTCCCGGGACGGGACCGCGCCCCTGCGCCGCACCGGAACTCGAACTGCCCTCGCCGATCGGCTCGTTGGAGCCGGACCCGGGCACCACGGTGCGGGTCACCGTGGGCCCCGCCGAATGGCCCGACGCCCCGCACACGGTCATGCCACCCGGCCGGGAGATCGCCGTGGAGCCGGCCGGCTCCGGAAGCGCGGCGCACGTCATCATCCTGGCCTGCGGCACCGTGGGGCGCAGGACCTGCTGGTCGCCCCGTCGGAGACCACCGAACGGGCCGCCGTACCGTTCATGTCCGCGGCCGGGCTGA
- a CDS encoding SpoIIE family protein phosphatase, with translation MGHDLTAAAGMAQLHGILRSLTWDHTGPTGVVVDRLDTAMHAITTVSLATLVLARVEGPDTGPWTPRGPVPGIRRPCC, from the coding sequence GTGGGCCACGATCTGACCGCCGCGGCCGGCATGGCGCAGTTGCACGGCATCCTGCGCTCCCTCACCTGGGACCACACCGGGCCGACCGGCGTCGTCGTGGACCGTCTCGACACCGCTATGCACGCCATCACCACCGTGTCGCTGGCCACCCTCGTCCTCGCCCGGGTGGAAGGACCGGACACCGGCCCCTGGACGCCGCGTGGACCAGTGCCGGGCATCCGCCGCCCCTGCTGCTGA
- a CDS encoding helix-turn-helix domain-containing protein, which produces MTKTDIRPVKLPPEKAAAAAHALAQVRSYLAAHRDLAQITVTVEDGEREALALPREAVELLAGMLAHLGAGRAVSVVPSDAELTTQQAADMLNVSRPFLIGLLEAGEIEYRTVGTHRRITASSLLEYKRKDDQRRREAADELTQLGQEMGMI; this is translated from the coding sequence ATGACCAAGACGGACATCCGACCCGTGAAGCTGCCACCTGAGAAGGCCGCGGCCGCAGCTCACGCACTCGCACAGGTCCGCAGCTACCTGGCAGCACACCGGGACCTCGCTCAGATCACAGTCACGGTCGAGGACGGAGAGCGCGAGGCCCTCGCCCTGCCCCGCGAGGCTGTGGAACTGCTAGCCGGCATGCTGGCCCACCTGGGGGCCGGCCGTGCCGTCTCGGTCGTCCCTTCCGACGCCGAGCTCACCACACAGCAGGCAGCCGACATGCTCAATGTGTCGCGGCCGTTCCTGATCGGGCTGCTCGAGGCCGGAGAAATCGAATACCGAACCGTCGGCACACACCGGCGGATCACCGCGTCATCTCTTCTGGAGTACAAGCGCAAGGACGACCAGCGTCGCCGCGAAGCCGCCGACGAGCTCACCCAGCTCGGCCAGGAAATGGGAATGATCTAG
- a CDS encoding family 16 glycosylhydrolase produces MSSALPRQGRLIVAALAALSLLLLGQPQAHAASWGAPQTINSWNTVNGRWTANNELETYTPDCVWYEGNTLVVKTYRSGSTYYSGRVESKALYGYGTYSFTANMPGGQGLLPAVWAAYLNPWLPEFDAAEIIGQNPNTVYQTSHDSNNAQTQFSKTNSAGWTNAYHTYSFTWWPDHIDFAVDGTITGTKWYTTAPGVGMHFIVNTAVGGDWPGNPNDSTWATADGARYLKVSSITYTPYQP; encoded by the coding sequence ATGTCATCTGCACTTCCCAGGCAGGGACGCCTGATAGTTGCCGCCCTGGCGGCGCTGTCACTGCTTCTCCTGGGACAGCCGCAAGCTCACGCGGCGTCCTGGGGAGCCCCCCAGACCATCAACTCGTGGAACACCGTCAACGGACGGTGGACCGCCAACAACGAGCTGGAGACCTACACCCCCGACTGCGTCTGGTACGAGGGCAACACCCTCGTCGTCAAGACCTACAGGTCGGGCAGCACGTACTACTCGGGCCGCGTGGAGTCCAAGGCACTCTACGGCTACGGCACTTACAGCTTCACCGCGAACATGCCGGGCGGCCAGGGCCTCCTGCCTGCGGTATGGGCGGCCTACCTGAATCCGTGGCTGCCCGAGTTCGACGCCGCCGAAATCATCGGCCAGAACCCGAACACCGTCTACCAGACCTCCCACGACTCCAACAACGCCCAGACCCAGTTCTCGAAGACGAATTCTGCGGGCTGGACCAACGCGTACCACACGTACTCGTTCACCTGGTGGCCCGATCACATCGACTTCGCCGTGGACGGCACCATCACCGGCACCAAGTGGTACACCACCGCCCCGGGTGTCGGGATGCACTTCATCGTCAACACCGCCGTCGGCGGCGACTGGCCGGGCAACCCCAACGACTCGACATGGGCCACAGCAGACGGCGCGAGGTACCTGAAGGTCTCCTCGATCACATACACCCCGTACCAGCCGTAA
- a CDS encoding DUF1304 domain-containing protein, producing MSITATAVVLLIAALHVYILVLEMFLWTGPRARAAFGTSAEFASGTKALAANQGLYNGFLAAGLVWGAVASGPVGFQAKVFFLVCVAVAGAYGGATASRKIVFVQTVPALIGLALVLAAR from the coding sequence ATGTCGATCACTGCAACCGCCGTGGTACTGCTCATCGCCGCTCTGCACGTCTACATCCTGGTCCTGGAGATGTTCCTGTGGACCGGCCCCAGGGCTCGGGCAGCCTTCGGGACCAGTGCCGAGTTCGCCTCCGGGACGAAGGCACTCGCGGCCAATCAAGGGCTGTACAACGGCTTCCTCGCCGCCGGCCTGGTGTGGGGTGCGGTGGCATCCGGTCCGGTGGGTTTCCAGGCGAAGGTGTTCTTCCTGGTGTGCGTGGCCGTGGCCGGCGCGTACGGTGGCGCCACGGCCAGCCGAAAGATCGTCTTCGTGCAGACTGTTCCCGCGCTGATCGGATTGGCGCTGGTGCTGGCCGCCCGCTGA
- a CDS encoding cellulose-binding protein, with product MSPDDPRTTEQPMPRGRTHRRNRTRRRMVAGAVAALVAGAGAGALALSAGAAPAVDITVDAGASLGTVPSTGVGLNTAVYDTYMNDAKAASLMRAAGIRQLRFPGGSVADAYHWKTHTVTGGSWAAPGTDFDHFMATAKKVGAQPIITANYGSGTPQEAADWVKYANVDKHYGVKYWEIGNEVSGNGYYGSKWEVDNHADKSPREYAKNLLAYAKAMKAVDPTVKIGAVLNTPGSWPDGVKAAGDDADWNHTVLSIAGKSIDFVIIHWYPNGAGTADILKTPAQIAGTTSAVRSLLHTYAGPHAASVKIAVTETSSAMSPAQTSQAAALFAPDTYMSWLEQGAVNVDWWDLHNGMGKPTTVNGETDYQDGGVLSVGSCSGGTCEPARETPFPTYWGIRSLTSLAQPGDTMVKASSANPSVAVHAVRSSNGGLNVMLINKNPQNTAQVSLSYTGYTPAPGTVRTVSYTKGGTALTTATRGTAAAQTLPPYSITTLQLKPSSATTRTDTPSPAPTPTAATPTAAAPVASASGTIGTRAQATAAGVPVGRPDRSNTAGGLAATGMSNAVTYSAVGGLLALAIGSMLVLRVRRGRASHGR from the coding sequence GTGTCACCTGACGACCCGAGAACCACCGAGCAGCCGATGCCTCGGGGCCGTACGCACCGCCGTAACCGAACGCGCCGCCGCATGGTCGCGGGCGCGGTGGCCGCACTCGTGGCCGGCGCCGGTGCCGGCGCCCTGGCACTCAGCGCGGGCGCCGCGCCGGCCGTCGACATCACGGTGGATGCCGGTGCCTCCCTGGGTACGGTGCCCAGCACCGGCGTCGGCCTCAACACCGCGGTCTACGACACCTACATGAACGACGCCAAGGCGGCGTCGCTGATGAGGGCGGCCGGGATCCGGCAGCTGCGCTTCCCCGGCGGCTCGGTCGCGGACGCCTACCACTGGAAGACCCACACCGTGACCGGCGGCAGCTGGGCCGCGCCGGGCACCGACTTCGACCACTTCATGGCCACCGCGAAGAAGGTCGGCGCCCAGCCGATCATCACCGCCAACTACGGGTCCGGCACCCCGCAGGAGGCCGCCGACTGGGTCAAGTACGCCAACGTCGACAAGCACTACGGCGTGAAGTACTGGGAGATCGGCAACGAGGTCTCCGGCAACGGGTACTACGGCAGCAAATGGGAGGTCGACAACCACGCCGACAAAAGCCCGAGGGAGTACGCGAAGAACCTGCTCGCCTACGCGAAGGCGATGAAGGCCGTGGACCCGACGGTGAAGATCGGGGCGGTGCTCAACACACCGGGCTCCTGGCCGGACGGGGTGAAAGCTGCCGGCGACGACGCCGACTGGAACCACACGGTGCTCTCCATCGCGGGCAAGTCGATCGACTTCGTCATCATCCACTGGTACCCGAACGGTGCCGGCACGGCCGACATCCTGAAAACCCCCGCCCAGATCGCCGGCACCACCTCCGCGGTGCGCTCGCTGCTCCACACCTACGCAGGCCCGCACGCCGCCTCGGTGAAGATCGCGGTCACCGAGACCTCCAGCGCCATGTCACCGGCCCAGACCAGCCAGGCCGCGGCGCTGTTCGCGCCGGACACGTACATGAGCTGGCTCGAACAGGGGGCCGTCAACGTCGACTGGTGGGACCTGCACAACGGCATGGGCAAGCCCACCACCGTCAACGGCGAGACCGACTACCAGGACGGGGGCGTGCTCTCCGTCGGATCCTGCTCCGGCGGGACCTGCGAGCCGGCCCGGGAAACGCCCTTCCCCACCTACTGGGGCATCCGCTCGCTGACCTCACTCGCGCAGCCCGGCGACACCATGGTCAAGGCGTCCTCGGCGAACCCGTCGGTCGCCGTGCACGCGGTACGGAGCAGCAACGGCGGCCTGAACGTCATGCTGATCAACAAGAACCCGCAGAACACGGCACAGGTGTCGCTCTCCTACACCGGATACACCCCGGCCCCAGGGACGGTCAGGACCGTTTCGTACACCAAGGGCGGCACCGCCCTGACCACGGCGACACGGGGAACGGCGGCCGCACAGACACTGCCCCCCTACTCGATCACGACTCTCCAGCTGAAGCCCTCGTCCGCGACCACCCGCACTGACACCCCGTCTCCCGCCCCCACACCGACCGCCGCCACACCGACCGCCGCTGCCCCGGTTGCCTCCGCCTCAGGCACGATCGGCACCCGAGCGCAGGCGACGGCGGCCGGCGTACCCGTCGGCCGGCCGGACCGGAGCAACACGGCCGGCGGCCTGGCTGCCACCGGGATGAGCAACGCTGTCACCTATAGCGCCGTCGGCGGCCTGCTGGCCCTCGCCATCGGCTCCATGCTGGTGCTCCGCGTACGCCGCGGCAGGGCTTCGCACGGCAGGTGA
- a CDS encoding expansin EXLX1 family cellulose-binding protein — protein MRATKHAAPQPWRRRGLVTGIPLGLLVVGVLACLALTVLAGSGAGAGRAGEASAAGARAAAPSDAGSAAGGGAGATVQPTASASPTLAASATPSLSVSATATASATSTAPASSRAAALAGRIRPAVSYQGAATAYAAGDGSGSCLYGASDDLMVAAMNVTDYESAKACGAYVLVRAASGATITVRIVNECPSPCARGQLDLSRQAFAKLADLSVGRLPITWSLLSPDLPGTIAVRYKTGSTKWWCGIQVFGHRNPVAVLEVRAAGGWRRLPRTDYNYFLSADGTGCGGALRITDIYGEQLTVDGIAVRPDVAQPTGVQFAGH, from the coding sequence ATGAGGGCAACGAAGCACGCCGCGCCGCAACCGTGGCGCAGGCGCGGACTGGTCACGGGCATTCCCTTGGGGCTGCTGGTCGTCGGTGTGCTGGCGTGCCTGGCCCTGACCGTCCTCGCCGGGAGCGGAGCCGGTGCCGGGCGGGCAGGCGAGGCGTCCGCCGCAGGCGCGCGGGCGGCCGCCCCGTCCGATGCCGGGTCGGCGGCGGGCGGCGGTGCGGGTGCGACGGTGCAGCCGACGGCCTCGGCCAGTCCCACGCTTGCGGCCTCGGCCACGCCGTCGCTGTCGGTTTCGGCCACTGCGACGGCCTCGGCCACCAGTACCGCGCCCGCGAGCTCCAGGGCTGCGGCCCTGGCTGGACGGATCAGACCGGCCGTCAGCTACCAGGGGGCCGCCACCGCCTACGCCGCTGGTGACGGCAGCGGCTCCTGCCTGTACGGGGCGTCCGACGACCTGATGGTCGCGGCGATGAACGTCACCGACTACGAGTCGGCCAAGGCGTGCGGGGCCTACGTGCTGGTCCGCGCGGCAAGCGGGGCCACCATCACGGTACGGATCGTCAACGAATGCCCGTCGCCCTGCGCGCGGGGGCAACTCGACCTCAGCCGACAGGCGTTCGCCAAGCTCGCCGACCTGTCGGTGGGCCGGCTCCCGATCACCTGGTCGCTGCTGAGCCCGGACCTGCCGGGCACGATCGCCGTCCGGTACAAGACCGGGTCCACCAAGTGGTGGTGCGGGATCCAGGTGTTCGGCCACCGGAACCCGGTGGCCGTGCTGGAGGTGCGGGCCGCCGGCGGCTGGCGGCGGCTGCCCCGGACCGACTACAACTACTTCCTGTCCGCCGATGGCACCGGCTGCGGCGGGGCGCTCAGGATCACCGACATCTATGGGGAGCAGCTGACCGTCGACGGCATCGCCGTGCGGCCGGACGTCGCGCAGCCGACGGGCGTCCAGTTCGCCGGGCATTGA
- a CDS encoding SigE family RNA polymerase sigma factor — protein MVLDDASAEFHEFFERHYAELARLAHLLTGETDAADDLAADALVALWQRWDRLRQADHPLAYARGVVANLARGRIRSAVRERRRITLFWSRSPEKVEGPDMAAVLDVRAALARLPFRKRACVVLRHAFDLSEKDTSVALGISVGTVKSQTSKGMAELERILGARAAGDLVAGRRNR, from the coding sequence ATGGTCCTCGATGACGCGTCTGCGGAGTTCCACGAATTCTTCGAACGCCACTATGCCGAACTCGCCCGTCTGGCACACCTCCTGACCGGCGAGACCGACGCGGCGGACGACCTTGCGGCGGATGCCCTGGTCGCCCTGTGGCAGCGCTGGGACCGGTTGCGGCAGGCCGACCACCCGCTCGCCTACGCCCGCGGTGTGGTGGCCAACCTGGCGCGCGGACGGATCCGCAGCGCGGTGCGCGAGCGACGCCGGATCACGCTCTTCTGGTCCCGCAGCCCCGAGAAGGTCGAGGGGCCGGACATGGCGGCCGTGCTGGACGTCCGCGCGGCGCTCGCCCGGCTGCCGTTCCGCAAGCGCGCCTGCGTGGTGCTGCGGCACGCCTTCGACCTGTCGGAGAAGGACACGTCAGTGGCGCTGGGCATCTCGGTCGGCACGGTGAAGAGCCAGACCTCGAAGGGAATGGCCGAGCTGGAAAGGATACTGGGCGCGCGAGCGGCCGGGGACCTGGTGGCAGGGAGGAGGAACCGGTGA